Proteins encoded together in one Papio anubis isolate 15944 chromosome 3, Panubis1.0, whole genome shotgun sequence window:
- the FDCSP gene encoding follicular dendritic cell secreted peptide, producing the protein MKKVLLLITAILAVAVGFPVSQDQEREKRSVSDSDEFFSGFLAFPYPYPFRPFPPIPYPRFPRFGRNFPVPIPESVPTTPLPAKSKQE; encoded by the exons atgaagaaagttCTCCTTCTGATCACAGCCATCCTGGCAGTGGCTGTTGGTTTCCCA GTCTCTCAAGACCAGGAACGAGAAAAAAGAAGT gtCAGTGACAGCGATGAATTTTTTTCAGGGTTTCTTGCGTTCCCTTACCCATATCCATTTCGCCCATTTCCACCAATTCCATATCCAAGATTTCCAAGGTTTGGACGTAATTTTCCTGTTCCAATACCTGAATCTGTCCCTACAACTCCCCTTCCAGCGAAAAGTAAACAAGAATGA